One part of the Candidatus Omnitrophota bacterium genome encodes these proteins:
- a CDS encoding prephenate dehydrogenase, with product MFKKTTIVGVGLIGGSLGMAMMSGGLAGQITGLTRHKHTLSLAKRSKAVTKGTLDFKKAVKDADLVIIAAPISKIVKVARDIMPFLKQGSIVTDVGSLKGEIVKQIDSIPRIRKKEVYFVGSHPMAGSEKSGVCSARKDLFKGSFCFLTRTRFTDQKALNKIRKLWEKLGAEVKVVSPVRHDSIVTYISHLPHILAYHLSMLVPFKYYKYSGGSFLDMTRIASSNPRLWRDICVMNSREIGKALGVYQTSIGRVKNIVSAGRHQKLLSLFKKAKNRRDSYNREWLSL from the coding sequence GGCAGATCACAGGCCTGACCCGGCACAAACATACCTTGAGCCTGGCAAAAAGATCTAAGGCGGTTACTAAAGGAACCCTTGATTTTAAAAAGGCGGTTAAGGATGCAGACCTGGTGATTATTGCCGCGCCAATATCTAAGATAGTCAAGGTGGCAAGGGATATAATGCCTTTTCTCAAACAGGGCTCTATTGTTACTGATGTGGGAAGCCTGAAGGGGGAAATAGTCAAACAGATCGATAGTATCCCCCGGATTCGCAAAAAAGAGGTTTATTTTGTCGGCAGCCACCCAATGGCTGGTTCAGAAAAAAGCGGGGTTTGTTCTGCCAGGAAAGATTTATTCAAAGGCTCGTTTTGTTTTTTAACCAGGACCCGTTTTACCGATCAAAAGGCTTTGAATAAAATCAGAAAGCTCTGGGAAAAGCTCGGTGCAGAAGTAAAGGTGGTCTCACCTGTTAGGCACGACTCTATTGTGACTTATATCAGCCATCTTCCGCACATTTTGGCTTACCACTTATCCATGCTTGTCCCGTTCAAATACTATAAGTATAGCGGGGGGAGCTTCCTGGATATGACCAGGATAGCCTCGAGTAATCCCCGGCTATGGCGGGATATATGTGTCATGAACAGCAGGGAAATAGGCAAGGCTTTAGGGGTATATCAGACATCAATTGGCCGGGTGAAAAACATCGTGTCCGCTGGCCGGCACCAAAAGTTGTTAAGTCTGTTCAAGAAGGCAAAAAATAGAAGGGATAGTTATAACAGAGAATGGTTATCGCTATAG